Sequence from the Phycisphaeraceae bacterium genome:
GCGGCTTTTTTGTTTTCCGGCCGCCCCGTGTTGACCGTCAACACCTGCTGGCCGGTGATCCAACGAAACCCGTCGGTTCAGGTGGCGATGGTGGCCTGTGCTGCCGCCTTGACCGTTGACGCCTTGTTAACCGCTGCCCGATCCGACTCCCCACGCTGCCGCCCTCCACGGCCCACCGCTGCCGGATCGTTGACGGCGTGGGACGTGCGGTGATCCTTGCCCGTCCGATCTGCCCAGGAGCTCGCAGACGCCCCGTCATTCGGTACCCGCCGCTGACGTACAAAGACACCTCAAACCGCATGGCGAGCCCTCCCCGTGGTGCGGACCACCGCCAGGACCTGCACACGTTGCGCAGGCGATAGCTCCGCCCAAGCCTCAATGACTTCCTGCAACGTCAGCCCCGCTTGAATTTGTGAGCGCTTTTCTCTGCCAAACCCGCTTGGCGCTATCGAAAAGGCCGAAATGTTGCGGGTTCGAGCCCCGTCGCCCTCGCTTGCAAACACATTATTTTTAGCGATGCATAGATCGCTGCGCCGGGGGCGGGTACACCTTAGCTCGATTCAGATCGCGGCCCGCGTCGGAGTGATGAGCGCAATTACTGCAACAGGGTTCGCAGCAAATACACGCTCACGTTGAAGATTAAGAGCGATAAAAAAGCCGCGCGGCTGCGCGGCTTTTTCGTTAATCCATATTCCCAATTTATGCACTGACTACCCGCGGACTCACCCGCCGCATTATTTGAATGCGGGATCATCCACTTCCGCCGGTGCTGGCGCTGGAGCCGGTGCCGGGGCCGGGGCGACTTCGACGGGGGCCGCCGCTGCTGCGCCTTCACCTGCGGTGCCCGGGCCGGTGTAGTTGTTGGGTACGAGGAAAATCTCGACACGGCGATTCTGTGCTGCACCTCGCTGGCCGTTGGGGACCACGGGTCGGTTCTGGCCATAGCCCGCCACACCGATGCGCACCTCAGGCACCCCTGCGCCCGCCAGCACATCCTTGACCGCGATCGAGCGGTGGACCGAGAGGTGCCAGTTGGTCGGGTGCTTGGCTCTGGTTTCAGCCCGTGCGATGCGCACGTTGTCGGTGTGGCCGACGATCCGTGCTTCGTAACCCTGCGCTACCGGCCGTGCGAGAATGTCCGCCAGTTTCTGGAGCGCGCGTTTACCTTCCGCGGTGACTTCGGTGCTGCCGAGTGCGAAGGTCAGGTCGCTCTTGAAGCGGACCATGCCGAGCTTCGAGTCATATTCCATGAGGTTCGGGTCGGACGCGGCCAGATCGCGCAACGCCTGATCGAGGTCGCTCGGCAGCGGGCCATACGTGCCGCTGCCCTGGGCGAGCTTATCGAGCGCGTCCTGAAGTTTCTTCGCCATCGCGTCACGATCCGCCAGTGCCTTGGCGAGCTTGTCGGCAAGGTCGGCATCTCCCGGTCTGGCAGCCTCGGTCAGAGCCTTGATGCGGGCGTTGAGTTCCTCGATCTGCGCCTGAAGCTGCGCGACCTGTTCCTGACTGCGGCGGTAGAGCTTGACCTGATCGTCATATTGACGCTGCGATACGCAACCAACCGGGCCCAGCGTCAGCAGAGCCAAAAGTGCCACCGTCGAGTAAACCATCCATGAACGATTTTTCACAGGGATTTCCTTTCAAGCATTGCTCATCTGGAACGGAGTCGATCAGATTATCAGGCTATCGTGTGGGTCTGTAAAGGCAACGGGGTGTACCCGCTGCGAGTTATACGGATCGAGGCGGGGAGTTACGTTTCCCAGCCGTGGGTACGCGGGGCGGACATTGCGGAAACCCGCGCGATCCGATGGACTATCGCCATGAGCGAGCCGTTGACGACAATCTTTCGCGCCGGTGCGGTGCGGGACGCAGCCCCTCGTGAGGTCGCGCCGCAAGGCCCGGTGAATCTCAGCCCCGGTGCGGTGGCGGTGTGCGAGGGGCGGATTGTGGCGGTTGGCGGATGGTCCGAGGTCGAGCGCGCGGTTGGGCGTCCTGTGCGGCTGCGCGTCGTTGATCTGCCCGACCGGCTGATTTTGCCGGCCATGACCAACGCCCATGCGCATCTGGACCTGACGGACATCGGAGCGGTGCCTTACCCCAGCACGGGCCGTGACTTTATCCGGTGGATTGAGATGGTGATCCGGTCCAGGCCGCGCACACAGGAGCAGATCGAGACCGCGGTGCGAAATGGTCTGCGGATGAGTCGTCAATCAGGTGTGGGAATGGTCGGTGACATCGCAGGCAGTGAAACAGCGGTTCGTGCCCGCTGGTGTGCCTCAGAGGAAATACGGTTACCCGGATGCAGTTATCTCGAATGTTTCGGTATCGGCGCAGGAGAGTCAGCAGCAGCGGGACAGGCGACTCTGCGGCGCGATCGGCTGTGGGATGAGTTGAAGCCCAACCCGCAGGGAATAAATCGGGTCGGCTTGCAACCGCACGCACCTTACTCGGCAGGGATCGAGCTTTTTCGGGCTGCGGGTGATCCGCCTTTTACCGCTGCCTGCTCGACCCATCTCGCAGAGACACCGGAAGAAGATCAATTCATACGGCACGGCAGCGGGCCGTTTGTCGAGTTGCTTAAGCGTCTGGGCAAATGGGACGAATCCATCAAACCCACGGGGCATAGTCCGGTTGAGTATCTGGCCCCGGTCCTCAGGACGAGTCGTTGGGTGGTTGCCCACTGCAACGAAGTTTCCGATCGTGACATCGAGCTACTCGCCAGCACGAAAGCAGCGGTTGCCTATTGTCCTCTCGCCAGTGAATACTTTGAGCACGCGGGACACCGTTACCGGGACATGCTGGAAGCGGGGGTCAATGTGTGCATCGGGACTGATTCGCTGATTTGTCAGCCGCCTCACGAGTCGCAACCTCTGGGGGTGATGCCTCAGCTTCGTCGTCTCTACCGCCGTGACCGCACGGATCCAGGTGTTCTGCTGGCGATGGCGACCTGGCGCGGTGAGGCAGCATTGTGCGGGCGGTCTTACGCCGAGGTGGAAACCATCCGTGTCGGTTGTCACGCTGCGCTGGCGGCGGTTCGGTTTGACCCCGCCGTTTCAGCCGACGCACTGACGCAGGCATTGCTGAATGACGAACCGGTTGAGCCGTTGGCTGATGCGGCCGCTTTCCTCTGAGCGAATATCCACAACCCGCATGAGCGGCTAAAGGAAAAAAGTAATGACTCCCATCCAACACGTCGGATACATCGGCCTGGGCATCATGGGTGGTGCGATGGCGCAGAACCTTCTCAAAGGCGGGTACAAAGTCACCGTGTGGAATCGCACCATTATCAAAGCTGACGCACTCCGGGCGGTCGGCGCAGCCGTCGCCACCTCACCAGCCGACCTGGCGTCGCGCAGACCCGATGTGATCTGCATCAATGTCACCGACACGCCCGATGTCGAAGCGATTCTGTTCGGAGATAACGGGCTGGCGACTCAGGCGTCACCCGGCCTGATCGTCGTGGACCACTCGACGATCAGCCCCGTAGCTACGCAGGAGTTTGCGCAGCGATTGGCGGCCCGACACGTCACGTTGCTCGATGCGCCGGTTTCAGGCGGCGATGTCGGCGCACGCAACGCGACATTATCCATCATGGTTGGCGGTCCGGCGGATGCCTTTGAGCGCATGCTGCCGATGCTTCAGAAGGTCGGCAAGACGATCACGCATCTTGGACCGGCAGGCATGGGTCAGGTTTGCAAGGCATGCAATCAGATTGCAGTGGCGCTGACTCTGATGGGTACGTGCGAAGCGATCGCACTGGCGAAAAAAAGCGGCCTGGATGTGGAGAAGATGCTTCAGGTGGTCGGTGCCGGGGCCGGTGCGTCGTGGCAGATTTCCAACCTTGGCCCGCGCATCGCGCAGGGCGATCACAATCCCGGATTCATGATTGATCTGATCCTTAAGGATCTGGCGATCGTCGGGGACACGTCCCGCCGGTTACAACTGCCGCTGGCAGGCACCGCGCTGGCGGAGAATTATTTCCGCGCGGTGGCGGCTGGCGGAGGCGGTCGGCTCGGTACGCAGGCGATGTGCCGCCTGCTCGAACAACTCGGTAATTTCAAAATCAAATAATGCACTGTGACAAAGGGCACATGCGCACTGCGATAAATCGCGGCGCTAAGCGGGGCGAAGCCTTTGCGTGATCATTCATGCAGCCCGCGGCTTGCTGCGGTTTTACGCGCTTAGCGGCTGTGCACCGGGGGCGAATGCCGCATCAATGATGATCGCCAGCAACTGTTCCGGAGGAGTGCGGTCGCACCAAGCGGGGAATTTCTCACCCGGCTGCCGCCCCGCCAGCCACGCCTCGATGAGGCTCTTGATGGACAGGTGAATCCGGTCGGCGGGCACCACGTTCTTTTTGTTGATGTACTCGCCGAACTTCGGGTCTGTCCCCAGCCGCCCGCCCAGCAGGATGCGGAAGCCGTCCACCTTCAGCGGCTTGCCCGCTTCATTTTTCAACACGGGGTCCGCGGTGGGTGTGCCGGTCATGCCGATGTCCGCGATCTGGTACTGGGCGCAGCTGTTGGGGCAGCCGACGAACGTGATAAAGAGCTGATCTTCCTTCGCCAGTGGTACGTTCTGTTCGAGCCAGCTTAAGACTCGACCGGCCCGGTGCTTGGTCTCGACGACCGCCAGGTTGCAGAACTCGGTTCCCGTGCAGGTGATCAGCGAATCTCGCAGCGGGTGCGCCACGACCGGCAGATGTACGGTCGGGCTGGACAGCTCCGCGGTCAGTGCATCGACGTTGCTCCGAGGTACATCGAGGATGATGACATTCTGCTTGGCGGTGAGTCGGATGCGCTTCTGGCCGACGGCGTAGCGATCCGCAAGCCGGGCGATATCCGCCATGTTTTTCGCGGTCCATCGGCCGCGCTCGAT
This genomic interval carries:
- a CDS encoding OmpA family protein, producing the protein MKNRSWMVYSTVALLALLTLGPVGCVSQRQYDDQVKLYRRSQEQVAQLQAQIEELNARIKALTEAARPGDADLADKLAKALADRDAMAKKLQDALDKLAQGSGTYGPLPSDLDQALRDLAASDPNLMEYDSKLGMVRFKSDLTFALGSTEVTAEGKRALQKLADILARPVAQGYEARIVGHTDNVRIARAETRAKHPTNWHLSVHRSIAVKDVLAGAGVPEVRIGVAGYGQNRPVVPNGQRGAAQNRRVEIFLVPNNYTGPGTAGEGAAAAAPVEVAPAPAPAPAPAPAEVDDPAFK
- a CDS encoding amidohydrolase family protein, which translates into the protein MWVCKGNGVYPLRVIRIEAGSYVSQPWVRGADIAETRAIRWTIAMSEPLTTIFRAGAVRDAAPREVAPQGPVNLSPGAVAVCEGRIVAVGGWSEVERAVGRPVRLRVVDLPDRLILPAMTNAHAHLDLTDIGAVPYPSTGRDFIRWIEMVIRSRPRTQEQIETAVRNGLRMSRQSGVGMVGDIAGSETAVRARWCASEEIRLPGCSYLECFGIGAGESAAAGQATLRRDRLWDELKPNPQGINRVGLQPHAPYSAGIELFRAAGDPPFTAACSTHLAETPEEDQFIRHGSGPFVELLKRLGKWDESIKPTGHSPVEYLAPVLRTSRWVVAHCNEVSDRDIELLASTKAAVAYCPLASEYFEHAGHRYRDMLEAGVNVCIGTDSLICQPPHESQPLGVMPQLRRLYRRDRTDPGVLLAMATWRGEAALCGRSYAEVETIRVGCHAALAAVRFDPAVSADALTQALLNDEPVEPLADAAAFL
- a CDS encoding NAD(P)-dependent oxidoreductase gives rise to the protein MTPIQHVGYIGLGIMGGAMAQNLLKGGYKVTVWNRTIIKADALRAVGAAVATSPADLASRRPDVICINVTDTPDVEAILFGDNGLATQASPGLIVVDHSTISPVATQEFAQRLAARHVTLLDAPVSGGDVGARNATLSIMVGGPADAFERMLPMLQKVGKTITHLGPAGMGQVCKACNQIAVALTLMGTCEAIALAKKSGLDVEKMLQVVGAGAGASWQISNLGPRIAQGDHNPGFMIDLILKDLAIVGDTSRRLQLPLAGTALAENYFRAVAAGGGGRLGTQAMCRLLEQLGNFKIK